One region of Mangifera indica cultivar Alphonso chromosome 3, CATAS_Mindica_2.1, whole genome shotgun sequence genomic DNA includes:
- the LOC123210944 gene encoding L-lactate dehydrogenase B-like, with translation MQKSSSSSSLGPGGLDLSQAFFKTIHYTAPPSPTKRHIKVSVIGAGNVGMAIAQTILTQNLVDELALVDAKPDKLRGEMLDLQHAAAFLPRTKIHASVDYSVTVGSDLCIVTAGARQIAGESRLNLLQRNVALFKNIIPVLVKYSPDSILMIVSNPVDVLTYVAWKLSGFPSNKVIGSGTNLDSSRFRFLIADHLEVNAQDVQAYIVGEHGDSSVALWSSISVGGVPILNFLEKQQIAYEKEMLENIHKEVVGSAHQVISLKGYTSWAIGYSAANLARSILRDQRRIHPVSVLAKGFYGIDGGDVFVSLPAQLGRDGVLGVTNVHLTEEEAQRLRDSAKTILEVLTELGI, from the exons ATGCAAAAgagttcttcatcttcctctcTTGGCCCTGGAGGCCTTGACCTATCTCAAGCCTTCTTCAAAACCATTCACTACACAGCCCCGCCTTCACCCACCAAGCGTCACATTAAGGTCTCCGTCATTGGCGCCGGAAATGTGGGTATGGCTATTGCCCAAACCATTCTCACCCAAAACCTTGTCGACGAGCTTGCTCTTGTCGATGCTAAACCTGATAAACTCCGCGGCGAGATGCTCGATCTCCAGCACGCCGCTGCTTTCCTTCCCCGTACCAAAATCCACGCCTCCGTTGATTACTCTGTTACCGTTGGATCTGATCTATGTATTGTCACGGCTGGCGCCAGACAGATAGCCGGCGAGTCTAGGCTGAATCTGTTGCAGAGAAACGTGGCTCTGTTTAAGAATATTATTCCTGTGCTTGTTAAGTACTCCCCTGACTCTATTTTAATGATCGTGTCTAACCCTGTTGATGTGCTCACTTATGTTGCGTGGAAGCTATCCGGGTTTCCTTCGAACAAAGTCATCGGGTCGGGCACGAATCTAGACTCCTCCAGGTTTAGGTTCTTGATTGCAGATCATCTCGAAGTAAACGCTCAGGATGTTcag GCTTACATTGTTGGGGAGCATGGTGACAGCTCAGTGGCACTGTGGTCAAGCATAAGTGTTGGTGGAGTGCCAATACTGAATTTCCTAGAGAAACAGCAGATTGCATATGAAAAGGAAATGCTAGAGAACATACACAAAGAAGTAGTAGGGAGTGCACATCAAGTGATAAGTCTGAAAGGTTACACATCTTGGGCAATTGGGTATTCAGCTGCCAACTTGGCTCGATCAATCCTCAGAGATCAGAGAAGGATCCATCCAGTTTCAGTCCTTGCTAAAGGATTCTATGGCATTGATGGTGGTGATGTGTTCGTAAGTTTACCAGCTCAGCTTGGTCGTGATGGTGTCTTGGGTGTAACTAATGTTCATTTGACTGAGGAAGAGGCTCAGCGCCTTAGGGACTCCGCCAAAACCATCTTGGAGGTGCTGACCGAATTAGGAATTTGA
- the LOC123211691 gene encoding L-lactate dehydrogenase B-like: protein MQKSSSTSSLGPGGLDLSQAFFKTIHYTAPPSPTKRHIKVSVIGAGNVGMAIAQTILTQDLVDELALVDAKPDKLRGEMLDLQHAAAFLPRTKIQASVDYSVTVGSDLCIVTAGARQIAGESRLNLLQRNVALFKNIIPLLVKYSPDSVLMVVSNPVDVLTYVAWKLSGFPSNRVIGSGTNLDSSRFRFLIADHLEVNAQDVQAYIVGEHGDSSVALWSSISVGGVPILSFLEKQQIAYEKETLENIHKEVVGSAYEVISLKGYTSWAIGYSAANLARSILRDQRKIHPVSVLAKGFYGIDGGDVFLSLPAQLGRGGVLGVTNVHLTEEEAQRLRDSARTILEVQTELGI, encoded by the exons ATGCAAAAGAGTTCTTCAACTTCCTCTCTTGGCCCTGGAGGTCTTGACCTATCTCAAGCCTTCTTCAAAACCATTCACTACACTGCCCCGCCTTCACCCACCAAGCGTCACATCAAGGTCTCTGTTATTGGCGCCGGAAATGTGGGTATGGCTATAGCCCAAACCATTCTCACCCAAGACCTTGTTGACGAGCTCGCTCTTGTCGATGCCAAACCCGATAAACTCCGCGGCGAGATGCTCGATCTCCAGCACGCCGCTGCTTTCCTTCCCCGTACCAAAATCCAGGCTTCCGTTGATTACTCTGTTACCGTTGGATCTGATCTATGTATTGTCACGGCTGGTGCCAGACAGATTGCCGgcgagtctaggttaaatctgtTGCAGAGAAACGTGGCtctgtttaaaaatattattcctcTGCTTGTTAAGTACTCCCCTGACTCTGTTTTAATGGTCGTGTCTAACCCTGTTGATGTGCTGACTTACGTTGCGTGGAAGTTATCCGGGTTCCCTTCGAATAGAGTTATCGGGTCGGGTACGAATCTAGACTCCTCCAGGTTTAGGTTCTTGATCGCAGATCATCTCGAAGTAAACGCTCAGGATGTTcag GCTTACATTGTTGGGGAGCATGGTGACAGCTCAGTGGCACTGTGGTCAAGCATAAGTGTTGGTGGAGTGCCAATACTGAGTTTCCTAGAGAAACAGCAGATTGCATATGAAAAGGAAACGCTAGAGAACATACACAAAGAAGTAGTAGGGAGTGCATATGAAGTGATAAGTCTGAAAGGTTACACATCTTGGGCTATTGGGTATTCAGCTGCTAACTTGGCTCGATCCATCCTCAGAGATCAGAGAAAGATCCATCCAGTTTCAGTCCTTGCGAAAGGATTCTATGGCATTGATGGAGGTGATGTGTTCTTGAGTTTACCAGCTCAGCTTGGTCGAGGTGGCGTCTTGGGTGTCACTAATGTTCATTTGACCGAGGAGGAGGCTCAGCGTCTTAGGGACTCCGCCAGAACCATCTTGGAGGTGCAAACCGAATTAGGAATTTGA